One window of the Montipora foliosa isolate CH-2021 chromosome 4, ASM3666993v2, whole genome shotgun sequence genome contains the following:
- the LOC138000934 gene encoding tetratricopeptide repeat protein 28-like → MGDGKLDVLERHMQQLHVARKEGDRQGEGLAFFILGRYYQGAADFHQAITNYTEALAIFKEIGFRAGEGGAYGNLGNAYQRRGDFKQAIVLGDFKQAIVYHNQALSIAKELGNRDEEGRAYGNLGNAYGNLGDFKQALVYHNQHLSLMKELGDRAGEGGAYGNHGIAYQRLGDFKQAIVYHNQHLSIAKELGDRAREGGAYGSLGIAYQSLGDFKQAIVYHNKHLSIAKELGDRAGEGGAYGNLGIAYESLGDFKQAIVYHNQDLSIAKQLGARVSEGGAYGNLGNAYQRLGDFKQAIVYHNQQLSIAKELGDRAGEGGAYGSLDIAYQSLGDFKQAIVYHNQHISIATELGNRDGEGRAYGNLGNAYRSLGDFRQAIVYHNQHLSIAKELGDRAGEGRAYGSLGIAYQSLGDFNKALSYYRLSIHYFDETRCLLQSEDAWKISFRDTNGCAYTALWRALLKNGEVDEALYAAEQGRAQALADILKMQYGIDEKSMMKVTISLVMKDLPSQTVFTALEVNMISFWLLREDIGINFRQKKIENGSADSLMKSTFKQINAGTVVRCENRSLDRQCSDFSSSREGVEETVQSLSFSVHSLQPLYDVLVSPIADLLEGDDLVFVPDGHFCLAPFSALSDSVRIRAIPSLTALKLIAIAPDDFQSKNEVLLVGDPCLKEVTYGTGEPMYGQLPCAKKEVDIIGELLQTTPLTGKNATKVEVLKRMKSVALIHIAAHGDDRSGEIALAPNPERTSQIPKEEDYMLSLSDVQAVRLQARLVVLSCCHSGQGEVKSEGIVGIARAFLCAGARSVLVSLWAIDDEATFLFMKCFYEHLADRKSTSKSLHHAMKSLRETKNYSAIKYWAPFVLIGDDVTIEFGQHKHEKNETMSKT, encoded by the exons ATGGGGGATGGAAAGTTGGACGTTTTGGAGCGGCACATGCAACAGCTTCATGTTGCAAGAAAGGAGGGAGACAGACAAGGCGAGGGTTTGGCTTTTTTCATTCTTGGTAGATACTATCAGGGTGCGGCTGACTTTCATCAGGCCATAACAAATTACACAGAggcattagccatttttaaggaAATAGGTTTCAGGGCTGGAGAAGgaggagcctatggcaatctcggcaatgcttatcaaagacgaggagattttaagcaagccatagt tcttggtgattttaagcaagccatagtgtaccacaatcaagctcttagtattgcaaaagaactgggaAACAGGGACgaagaaggaagagcctatggcaatctcggaaaCGCTTATGGAaatcttggtgattttaagcaagccttAGTGTACCACAACCAACATCTCAGTCTCATGAAAGAACTAGgagacagggccggagaaggaggagcctatggcaatcaCGGCATCGCTTATCAAAGACTTggagattttaagcaagccatagtgtaccacaatcaacatcttagtattgcaaaagaactgggggacagggccagagaaggaggagcctatggcagtctcggcatcgcttatcaaagtcttggtgattttaagcaagccatagtgtaccacaacaaacatcttagtattgcaaaagaactgggaGACAGGGCCGGCGAAGgaggagcctatggcaatctcggcattgCTTATGaaagtcttggtgattttaagcaagccatagtgtaccacaaccaagatcttagtattgcgaaacaACTGGGGGCCAGGGTGAGCGAAGgaggagcctatggcaatctcggcaatgcttatcaaagacttggtgattttaagcaagccatagtctaccacaatcaacaacttagtattgcaaaagaactgggggacagggccggagaaggaggagcCTATGGTAGTCTCGACatcgcttatcaaagtcttggtgattttaagcaagccatagtgtaCCACAACCAACATATTAGTATTGCAACAGAATTGGGGAACAGGgacggagaaggaagagcctatggcaatctcggcaacgcttatagaagtcttggtgattttaggcaagccatagtgtaccacaatcaacatcttagtattgcaaaagaactgggggacagggccggagaaggaagagcctatggcagtctcggcatcgcttatcaaagtcttggtgattttaa CAAAGCTCTTAGTTACTATCGTTTAAGCATTcattattttgatgaaacaaggtGTCTTCTTCAGTCAGAGGATGCATGGAAAATTAGCTTTCGTGACACAAATGGGTGTGCATACACTGCTCTGTGGAGAGcacttttgaagaatggagaggttgatgaggctttgtatgctgctgagcaaggacgagcacaggctttggcaGACATTTTGAAAATGCAATACGGCATTgatgagaaatctatgatgaaGGTAACTATTTCTTTGGTCATGAAagatctaccttcacaaactgttttcacagcacttgaagTGAACATGATCAGCTTCTGGTTGCTAAGAGAAGATATTGGgataaattttagacaaaagaaaatcgaaaatggaagTGCCGACTCTCTGATGAAAAGTACTTTTAAACAGATCAATGCGGGGACCGTTGTAcgatgcgagaatcgttcaCTTGACAGACAATGCAGCGACTTCTCGAGCAGTAGGGAAGGTGTTGAAGAAACTGTTCAGTCCTTGAGCTTCTCTGTGCACTCTTTGCAGCCtttgtatgatgtcttagtcAGTCCTATTGCAGACTTGCTCGAGGGTGATGACTTAgtgtttgttcctgatggacacttttgcctggctcccttttctgcattgagtgactctgtcaggatTCGTGCAATTCCCTCGCtgactgctttaaaattgatTGCTATTGCACCTGACGATTTCCAAAGTAAGAATGAAGTGCTGCTTGTGGGCGATCCGTGCTTGAAGGAAGTCACTTACGGCACTGGGGAACCCATGTATGGACAGCTGCCATGTGCAAAAAAAGAGGTGGATATAATTGGGGAACTTCTGCAGACCAcgcctcttacaggaaaaaatgcaaccaaagttgaggtgctgaaaagaatgaagtcagttgctttaatccacattgctgcacatggGGATGACCGatctggagaaattgctttggccccaaatccTGAACGCACATCTCAGATCCCTAaagaggaagattacatgttatcgttgagcgatgttcaagcagttcgtcttcaggcaagactggttgtgctgagttgctgtcatagtggccagggagaggtaaaatctgagggtattgtgggaatagccagggctttcctctgtgctggtgcccggtctgttctggtgtcactctgggcaatcgacGATGAGGCGACCTTCCTGTTCATGAAGTGTTTCTATgaacacttggcagatagaaaaagtACAAGTAAAAGTCTTCAccatgctatgaaatctcttcgagagacaaagaattattccgccataaaatactgggcgccatttgtgctaattggcgatgatgtcaccaTTGAATTTGGGCAACACAAAcacgaaaagaatg aaacgatgTCCAAAACGTGA